One Chryseobacterium geocarposphaerae DNA window includes the following coding sequences:
- a CDS encoding LacI family DNA-binding transcriptional regulator translates to MTKKNATIYDISKKLNISVATVSRALNNHPRISQATKELVVKTAKEMNYKQNNLAKALKSGETKNVGIIVPFVNTNFFSSVIRGIEEELSTYGYHVIICQSHEDVNIEKRHLNTLLNAQVDGIFMSVSRTTVDTEHIQHILNTSNTPIIFFDRKKDIPGISTVTIDDYRGGYMATEHLIKEGYKNICHFSGDLNLEIYQNRLNGYKQALLDHHLPVNEDNIISTGSSIDAGIEAIKKLWSKKSVPDAIFSSSDFAALGACQELKKRKIKIPEEVAVIGFSNEPFTQFMELPISSVDQTPVTMGQMAGQVFLDHIKDNSSGVSIEKKVVLKPQIYIRKSSKRK, encoded by the coding sequence ATGACAAAGAAAAATGCCACTATTTATGACATCTCAAAAAAGCTAAACATAAGTGTAGCAACCGTTTCAAGGGCATTAAACAATCATCCGAGAATCAGCCAGGCAACGAAAGAACTTGTAGTGAAAACCGCAAAGGAAATGAACTACAAGCAGAATAATCTTGCCAAGGCATTAAAAAGTGGGGAAACCAAAAATGTAGGAATCATTGTTCCGTTTGTAAACACCAATTTTTTCTCATCGGTTATTCGCGGTATCGAAGAAGAACTTTCTACCTATGGCTATCATGTCATTATCTGTCAAAGCCATGAAGATGTCAATATTGAAAAAAGGCATTTGAATACATTGCTCAATGCTCAGGTTGACGGAATTTTCATGTCTGTTTCCAGAACCACCGTAGATACAGAGCATATTCAGCATATTTTAAACACTTCCAACACCCCGATCATATTTTTTGACCGTAAGAAAGATATTCCGGGGATCAGTACGGTAACTATAGATGATTACAGAGGAGGTTATATGGCCACTGAACACCTCATCAAGGAAGGCTACAAAAATATCTGCCATTTTTCAGGGGATCTCAACCTGGAAATTTATCAAAACCGTTTAAATGGCTACAAACAGGCTTTACTTGATCATCATTTACCCGTAAACGAAGATAACATCATATCTACCGGAAGTTCTATTGATGCCGGTATTGAAGCGATAAAGAAACTCTGGAGCAAAAAATCGGTTCCGGATGCTATTTTTTCTTCGAGTGATTTTGCCGCATTAGGTGCCTGTCAGGAATTGAAAAAGCGTAAAATAAAGATTCCGGAAGAAGTAGCTGTTATTGGTTTTTCTAATGAACCTTTCACCCAGTTTATGGAGCTTCCGATAAGCTCAGTTGACCAAACTCCCGTTACGATGGGACAAATGGCAGGACAAGTCTTTTTAGACCATATTAAAGACAATTCTTCTGGTGTTTCTATTGAGAAAAAAGTGGTTTTAAA
- a CDS encoding DUF434 domain-containing protein, which translates to MNNRNRGKNTGDDTLFGPQKQREKLTSAVQDMYYLLSRGYAEKASAELVGNRYRLKTRQIQSVRGASASAAQIQNRKSKRLNVSDLQDKVVYLDGFNVLILLESLLSEAYIFEGLDGCFRDLSEVHGTYKRVNQTLAAIELVAKFYRYSAVQKVIWIFDKPVSNSGRIRQMILDFALENNMKWEIDLEFNPDKFLVENAEIVVSSDAWILDHCKNWFNLIQYLIDKEKLSVNLVKMLEE; encoded by the coding sequence ATGAACAACAGAAATCGAGGAAAGAACACAGGAGATGATACATTATTCGGTCCACAAAAACAGAGGGAAAAATTAACATCGGCAGTCCAGGATATGTACTATCTATTGAGCCGTGGTTATGCTGAAAAAGCCTCTGCTGAATTGGTAGGGAACAGATATAGACTGAAAACCCGTCAGATTCAGTCAGTTCGTGGAGCTTCCGCTTCCGCTGCTCAAATTCAAAACAGAAAATCAAAACGGCTGAATGTTTCAGATCTTCAGGATAAAGTCGTTTACCTGGATGGTTTCAATGTTTTGATCTTACTTGAAAGTTTGCTTTCAGAGGCATATATTTTTGAAGGTTTAGACGGTTGTTTTCGCGACCTTTCTGAAGTTCACGGAACTTATAAGAGAGTAAATCAAACTCTCGCTGCAATAGAATTAGTTGCTAAATTTTACCGCTATTCAGCAGTTCAAAAGGTGATCTGGATATTTGATAAGCCGGTTTCCAACAGTGGAAGAATTAGACAAATGATTCTGGACTTTGCTTTGGAAAATAATATGAAATGGGAAATAGATTTAGAATTCAATCCGGATAAATTTTTAGTAGAGAATGCTGAAATCGTTGTTTCTTCTGATGCGTGGATTTTAGATCATTGTAAAAACTGGTTCAATCTTATTCAATATCTGATTGATAAAGAAAAGCTTTCCGTTAATCTTGTAAAAATGCTTGAAGAATGA